TCTTCACAAGAAGTGATGGTGACCAAAGTGGTAGATTCTTGGCTGACAGTAGCAGTGGTAACGTTAGCAGCGGCAGAAGCGACAGCGGCGACAGCGGCGATAGAAGCGACAGTAGAAAATTGCATTATTGATATAGTGTTTAAGCGAATGACAGAAGATTAATTTCTTGGTATGTTAGGAAAGAATAAAGGAGAATAAGAATAATTAGAACAATGTAGGATGGAAAGAAAGATTATCAAGCATGCCGACTTTATATACTTGAACGGAGGCAAAGGatgcaaaattttctcaCATTTCTTTCTGCCGTTATGTTGGAAGTAAGACTCCCATTATCGCAATACTGCAACACGAATATGCAAAATTTGCTGAGTTATCGCAGATAGTTGTTGCAAAGATAGCGGCGTAGGTGGCCGCGAAATGGGGAATTCCAAAACAAACGGTTTTTTTACTCCTGAGAAATACTTGTACGGGATAATCCAGGGCCTACCACCCACGCTTCGAGGATTggcttttatttttttttttttggtggcgttttatttctttcccGCTTTCTGGGACTTGTGCGGAGTTTTGAGAGGGGCGCGCGGCAAAGGATTCCCAAAACGGAAATCAGACGCCAATAGCCAGCACTCAAAGCAGTTCTGGACCCATTCCGATTTTCCCATTTGGTTCTTGCGCGTGCTGATTCCGACACGCGCGTCTATAAATAGCATGAAGTATCCGCACACCGCAGCGTTAGTGAGGTGAGGGTGGCAGCAAGCTAATTCCCGCATCTGGAATCTGAACTGCCCCTTTTGGACTAACCGTGTGGTTCATGGGTGGGCGAAGTGCGCAACCTCGaaggttttcttttgcGTGTCGGATTTTACATCCGGCGGTAGCGCATGATGCCATGGCTGGCTCCAGATACATCCTCAGGGCACCAGCATCTATAATTAGATTGGCGCAACATGGCTGGCTGCACTGCTGTCTTcacttctttctttttccgGCAATGAATGATGTATGTTTTGTGGCAAAAGGGTCCGCATTGTACCTGTTTACAGTTGAGATTATCGTTTTTGGTAGCCCTTCATTACGGCATAACGTATtaagtttcttttattttgctTTGCCCTGGTTTAAAAGACAATGTCGATTAAAAGTTAATTTTAATCGATTGAAGGAAATAAGAGGAATAGCGCAAGTTGTTAGGAAAGCGTTCTTTATCTCCAAGACTTTGCCCTGTATATAATTAAACACCTCAAAGCGCTTCGTCATGGATGGAG
Above is a genomic segment from Saccharomyces cerevisiae S288C chromosome XII, complete sequence containing:
- a CDS encoding uncharacterized protein (hypothetical protein; conserved across S. cerevisiae strains): MGNSKTNGFFTPEKYLYGIIQGLPPTLRGLAFIFFFLVAFYFFPAFWDLCGVLRGARGKGFPKRKSDANSQHSKQFWTHSDFPIWFLRVLIPTRASINSMKYPHTAALVR
- a CDS encoding uncharacterized protein (hypothetical protein; conserved across S. cerevisiae strains), with translation MGGRSAQPRRFSFACRILHPAVAHDAMAGSRYILRAPASIIRLAQHGWLHCCLHFFLFPAMNDVCFVAKGSALYLFTVEIIVFGSPSLRHNVLSFFYFALPWFKRQCRLKVNFNRLKEIRGIAQVVRKAFFISKTLPCI